From one Candidatus Caldatribacterium sp. genomic stretch:
- a CDS encoding iron-containing alcohol dehydrogenase: MLNFEFHNPTRVLFGKGTTDRVGEVCAALGKRVLLVYGGGSIKKNGLYDRVLASLKKENLEVFELSGIKPNPTLSKVKEGVALCKREGIEVVLAVGGGSVLDSAKIIAAGACYDGDPWDFFSGKAEVPGRIHLVTVLTLAATGSEMNHNAVITNEETKEKLGLSHPHLFPDVSILDPENTFTVPKEHTVYGIVDMMAHVFEQYFHKTPETPLQDRLAEGIMKTIIEYTPRVLANPTDYDARATIMWCGTLALNHLIEAGAEGDWSSHDIEHELSAFYDIPHGAGLATVFPQWMEYVLPIIPGKFAQFAERVWEIPRNGRSDIELGRAGIARTREWFKEIGAPVTLREVGIDERYFETMAERVTQRGPLGSVKELTKEDVLNILRMCL, translated from the coding sequence ATGCTGAACTTTGAGTTCCACAATCCAACACGAGTCCTCTTTGGAAAAGGCACAACCGACCGGGTTGGGGAAGTATGCGCTGCCTTGGGAAAAAGGGTTCTCCTGGTGTATGGTGGAGGAAGCATCAAAAAGAACGGCCTCTACGATCGGGTCCTTGCAAGCCTCAAAAAGGAGAACCTCGAGGTTTTTGAGCTTTCCGGAATCAAACCGAACCCCACGCTTTCCAAAGTCAAAGAAGGCGTAGCCCTCTGCAAGCGCGAGGGAATCGAAGTGGTCCTTGCCGTTGGAGGAGGAAGCGTTCTCGATAGCGCCAAAATCATAGCTGCTGGAGCATGCTACGATGGAGACCCCTGGGATTTCTTTAGCGGTAAGGCTGAGGTTCCCGGGCGAATTCACCTTGTCACCGTTCTTACTCTGGCTGCAACCGGCTCTGAAATGAACCACAACGCCGTCATCACCAACGAGGAAACGAAAGAGAAACTCGGACTCAGCCACCCCCATCTTTTCCCCGATGTCTCCATCCTTGACCCTGAGAACACCTTCACCGTCCCTAAGGAGCACACAGTCTACGGCATCGTGGACATGATGGCCCATGTCTTTGAGCAGTACTTCCACAAAACTCCGGAAACCCCTCTCCAGGACCGCCTTGCCGAGGGCATCATGAAGACCATCATCGAGTACACCCCAAGGGTCCTTGCTAACCCTACTGACTACGATGCCCGGGCAACCATCATGTGGTGTGGAACCCTTGCCCTGAACCACCTCATTGAAGCGGGAGCGGAAGGAGACTGGTCAAGCCACGATATAGAGCATGAGCTCAGTGCCTTCTACGATATTCCCCACGGGGCAGGTCTTGCCACTGTTTTCCCTCAATGGATGGAGTACGTGCTCCCCATAATTCCCGGGAAGTTCGCCCAATTCGCCGAGCGGGTGTGGGAGATTCCCCGGAACGGCCGAAGCGATATTGAGCTCGGGAGGGCAGGAATTGCGAGAACACGGGAGTGGTTCAAGGAGATTGGGGCTCCTGTGACTCTTCGGGAAGTGGGGATTGATGAGCGCTACTTCGAGACTATGGCTGAAAGGGTGACACAACGCGGTCCCCTGGGCTCGGTGAAAGAGCTTACTAAAGAGGACGTCCTGAATATCCTCAGAATGTGCCTGTGA